The following coding sequences are from one Chanos chanos chromosome 12, fChaCha1.1, whole genome shotgun sequence window:
- the gmpr gene encoding GMP reductase 1 isoform X1: MPRVDADLKLDFKDVLFRPKRSSLKSRSEVDLQRTFTFRNSKQTYNGIPIIAANMDTTGTFEMAQVMSKHTLFTAIHKHYSLEEWKTFAASHPECLEHVAASSGSGKADLEKLCSILEAIPLIKYICLDVANGYSEYFVEFVKTVRQKFPNHTIMAGNVVTGEMVEELILSGADIIKVGIGPGSVCTTRIKTGVGYPQLSAVIECADSAHGLKGHIISDGGCSCPGDVAKAFGAGADFVMLGGMFAGHDQCAGDVIEKDGKKYKLFYGMSSDTAMKKYVGGVAEYRASEGRTVQVPYKGDVEGTIRDILGGLRSTCTYVGAAKLKELSRRTTFIRVTQQSSQMFT, from the exons GTGGATCTCCAGAGGACCTTCACATTCCGTAACTCCAAACAAACCTACAATGGGATTCCCATCATTGCTGCTAACATGGACACCACTGGCACCTTTGAGATGGCCCAGGTCATGAGCAAA cacacgCTCTTCACTGCAATTCATAAGCACTACTCCCTGGAGGAGTGGAAAACGTTTGCAGCCAGTCACCCAGAATGCCTGGAG CATGTGGCAGCCAGCTCAGGCAGCGGCAAGGCCGATCTGGAGAAGCTGTGCAGCATCCTGGAGGCTATTCCGCTAATCAAGTACATCTGCTTGGACGTGGCCAATGGGTACTCGGAGTACTTTGTGGAGTTTGTCAAAACGGTTCGCCAGAAGTTCCCCAATCATACCATTATG GCCGGTAATGTGGTGACAGGGGAAATGGTGGAGGAGCTCATTCTGTCTGGAGCTGATATCATTAAAGTGGGCATTGGACCAG GTTCTGTATGTACCACTCGCATTAAAACGGGTGTGGGTTATCCACAGCTAAGTGCTGTTATTGAGTGTGCAGATTCGGCCCATGGCCTGAAAGGACACATCATCTCA GATGGAGGCTGCAGCTGTCCAGGAGATGTTGCCAAAGCCTTTG GGGCAGGGGCCGATTTCGTCATGTTGGGGGGCATGTTCGCAGGACACGACCAGTGTGCGGGCGACGTTATCGAGAAGGACGGCAAGAAATACAAACTGTTCTACGGAATGAGTTCGGACACAGCCATGAAAAAATACGTGGGCGGAGTCGCAGAGTACAG GGCGTCAGAGGGCAGGACAGTGCAGGTGCCCTACAAAGGTGACGTAGAGGGCACCATCAGGGATATCCTGGGGGGGTTACGCTCCACCTGTACCTATGTGGGAGCAGCCAAACTCAAAGAGCTCAGTAGGAGGACCACCTTCATTAGAGTCACACAACAATCCAGCCAAATGTTCACCTAG
- the gmpr gene encoding GMP reductase 1 isoform X2 — protein MPRVDADLKLDFKDVLFRPKRSSLKSRSEVDLQRTFTFRNSKQTYNGIPIIAANMDTTGTFEMAQVMSKHVAASSGSGKADLEKLCSILEAIPLIKYICLDVANGYSEYFVEFVKTVRQKFPNHTIMAGNVVTGEMVEELILSGADIIKVGIGPGSVCTTRIKTGVGYPQLSAVIECADSAHGLKGHIISDGGCSCPGDVAKAFGAGADFVMLGGMFAGHDQCAGDVIEKDGKKYKLFYGMSSDTAMKKYVGGVAEYRASEGRTVQVPYKGDVEGTIRDILGGLRSTCTYVGAAKLKELSRRTTFIRVTQQSSQMFT, from the exons GTGGATCTCCAGAGGACCTTCACATTCCGTAACTCCAAACAAACCTACAATGGGATTCCCATCATTGCTGCTAACATGGACACCACTGGCACCTTTGAGATGGCCCAGGTCATGAGCAAA CATGTGGCAGCCAGCTCAGGCAGCGGCAAGGCCGATCTGGAGAAGCTGTGCAGCATCCTGGAGGCTATTCCGCTAATCAAGTACATCTGCTTGGACGTGGCCAATGGGTACTCGGAGTACTTTGTGGAGTTTGTCAAAACGGTTCGCCAGAAGTTCCCCAATCATACCATTATG GCCGGTAATGTGGTGACAGGGGAAATGGTGGAGGAGCTCATTCTGTCTGGAGCTGATATCATTAAAGTGGGCATTGGACCAG GTTCTGTATGTACCACTCGCATTAAAACGGGTGTGGGTTATCCACAGCTAAGTGCTGTTATTGAGTGTGCAGATTCGGCCCATGGCCTGAAAGGACACATCATCTCA GATGGAGGCTGCAGCTGTCCAGGAGATGTTGCCAAAGCCTTTG GGGCAGGGGCCGATTTCGTCATGTTGGGGGGCATGTTCGCAGGACACGACCAGTGTGCGGGCGACGTTATCGAGAAGGACGGCAAGAAATACAAACTGTTCTACGGAATGAGTTCGGACACAGCCATGAAAAAATACGTGGGCGGAGTCGCAGAGTACAG GGCGTCAGAGGGCAGGACAGTGCAGGTGCCCTACAAAGGTGACGTAGAGGGCACCATCAGGGATATCCTGGGGGGGTTACGCTCCACCTGTACCTATGTGGGAGCAGCCAAACTCAAAGAGCTCAGTAGGAGGACCACCTTCATTAGAGTCACACAACAATCCAGCCAAATGTTCACCTAG